Proteins encoded within one genomic window of Bacteroides sedimenti:
- the rlmH gene encoding 23S rRNA (pseudouridine(1915)-N(3))-methyltransferase RlmH, which yields MKIALIVVGRTVEKHYITAINDYIERTKHYISFDMEVIPELKNTKSLTMEQQKEREGELILKAFQPGDVVVLLDEFGKEFRSVDFAGWIERKMSTVNKRLVFVIGGPYGFSQKVYSAAQEKISLSKMTFSHQMIRLIFVEQLYRAMNILNNGPYHHE from the coding sequence ATGAAAATAGCACTTATCGTTGTAGGAAGAACAGTAGAGAAGCATTACATAACAGCAATCAATGATTATATTGAGCGCACTAAGCATTATATTTCTTTTGACATGGAGGTGATTCCCGAACTTAAAAACACCAAAAGTCTTACAATGGAACAGCAAAAAGAAAGGGAAGGAGAACTTATCCTGAAAGCTTTTCAGCCAGGTGATGTGGTAGTGCTACTTGACGAATTCGGGAAAGAATTCCGTTCCGTGGATTTTGCCGGATGGATTGAAAGGAAAATGTCGACTGTAAACAAGCGATTAGTCTTTGTAATCGGAGGACCTTATGGTTTTTCTCAGAAGGTATATTCCGCAGCGCAAGAGAAAATCTCATTATCAAAGATGACCTTTTCACATCAGATGATAAGACTTATCTTCGTAGAGCAGCTTTACAGGGCAATGAACATCTTGAACAACGGACCTTATCATCATGAATAA
- a CDS encoding DUF4783 domain-containing protein, whose translation MKKQILLMLSAMMFCTVFAQVQDITSGLETAFRKGSAQDLLPFLGNQVVMIIRNNPQSVNKTEAQQKMADFFSANKVTGFSVNHQGSRNESGFIIGTLNTVNGPFRVNCFFKKSGNNPALIHQIRIDKTNE comes from the coding sequence ATGAAAAAACAAATCCTTTTAATGTTATCGGCTATGATGTTCTGTACGGTTTTTGCCCAGGTGCAGGATATTACTTCCGGACTGGAAACAGCTTTCAGAAAAGGAAGTGCACAGGATTTACTTCCGTTTTTAGGCAATCAGGTAGTTATGATTATACGTAATAACCCTCAGAGCGTGAACAAAACTGAAGCTCAACAGAAGATGGCGGACTTCTTTTCGGCCAATAAAGTGACCGGCTTTTCGGTCAATCATCAGGGAAGCCGGAATGAGTCGGGCTTTATAATTGGAACATTGAATACGGTGAACGGCCCTTTCAGGGTGAACTGTTTTTTTAAGAAGAGCGGCAACAATCCAGCACTGATTCATCAAATAAGAATAGATAAGACAAATGAATGA
- the nadC gene encoding carboxylating nicotinate-nucleotide diphosphorylase, with the protein MNDLIDRLIDLAFAEDIGDGDHTTLSCIPATAMGKSKLLIKEEGVLAGIEIAKEIFHRFDPELKVEVFINDGAEVKSGDVAMIVEGKIQSLLQTERLMLNVMQRMSGIATTTRKYVKALEGTKTRVLDTRKTTPGLRMLEKEAVKIGGGVNHRIGLFDMILLKDNHVDFAGGIDKAINRAKQYCKEKGKDLKIEIEVRNFDEIQQVLDLGGIDRIMLDNFNIRDTRKAVEMIGGKFEIESSGGITFKTLRDYAECGVDFISVGALTHSVKGLDMSFKAC; encoded by the coding sequence ATGAATGATTTAATTGACAGATTAATAGATCTTGCCTTCGCTGAAGATATAGGCGATGGCGACCATACAACTCTATCGTGTATTCCAGCCACTGCAATGGGGAAATCAAAACTTCTGATTAAAGAAGAAGGTGTACTTGCAGGAATTGAGATTGCAAAAGAAATATTTCACCGTTTCGATCCAGAATTGAAGGTGGAAGTTTTTATAAATGATGGAGCGGAAGTGAAATCAGGTGATGTAGCAATGATTGTAGAAGGTAAAATTCAGTCTTTGTTGCAAACAGAACGATTGATGCTGAATGTTATGCAGCGTATGAGCGGTATCGCAACTACAACCCGTAAATATGTAAAAGCATTGGAAGGTACTAAAACCAGAGTGCTGGATACCCGCAAAACAACTCCGGGATTGCGTATGCTTGAAAAAGAAGCAGTTAAAATTGGTGGAGGGGTAAATCACCGTATTGGTCTTTTTGATATGATCCTATTAAAGGATAACCATGTAGACTTTGCCGGTGGCATTGACAAGGCCATTAACCGAGCTAAACAATATTGCAAAGAGAAAGGTAAAGATCTGAAAATTGAAATTGAGGTACGCAATTTTGATGAAATACAGCAGGTTCTTGATTTAGGCGGCATTGATCGTATTATGCTTGACAATTTCAACATCAGAGATACCCGTAAAGCTGTAGAAATGATTGGCGGTAAATTCGAAATAGAATCCTCAGGCGGTATCACTTTCAAAACACTTCGTGATTATGCTGAATGTGGAGTGGATTTCATCTCTGTAGGAGCACTTACCCATTCTGTAAAAGGACTTGATATGAGTTTTAAAGCTTGCTAA
- a CDS encoding RNA polymerase sigma factor has product MKDEFELVKGCRAGNNEARKGLYTLYSKRLLAVCYRYTGDMDVAHDILHDGFIKIFKSISKFDYRGNGSLGLWMGRIMANLSLDYLQRKKKMQELIVQEEELPDVIDLPEKELYEGISDEQLMLFVTELPAGYRTVFNLYVFEEKTHKEIAAMLSINEHSSTSQLYRAKCMLAKRIKEYISNEEK; this is encoded by the coding sequence TTGAAAGATGAGTTTGAACTGGTAAAAGGATGTCGGGCTGGAAATAACGAAGCCCGGAAGGGGCTTTACACCCTTTATTCCAAGAGGCTGCTTGCTGTTTGTTACCGCTATACCGGTGATATGGATGTGGCGCACGATATTTTGCACGATGGTTTTATAAAGATATTTAAATCAATCTCTAAATTTGATTATCGTGGAAATGGGTCTCTCGGATTATGGATGGGACGTATAATGGCTAATCTTTCACTTGACTATCTGCAAAGAAAGAAAAAAATGCAAGAGTTGATTGTTCAGGAAGAAGAACTGCCAGATGTGATTGATTTACCTGAAAAGGAGTTGTATGAAGGAATTTCGGATGAACAGTTGATGCTTTTTGTAACAGAACTACCGGCAGGTTATCGAACAGTATTTAATTTATATGTGTTCGAAGAAAAGACGCACAAAGAGATAGCAGCTATGCTTAGTATAAACGAGCATTCTTCCACCTCCCAGCTTTATAGAGCCAAATGTATGCTAGCAAAGAGAATTAAAGAATATATCAGCAATGAAGAAAAATGA
- a CDS encoding outer membrane beta-barrel protein: MKKNEDEITELFHSRLKNYEIPLQKDMWDDLESELSQSSSHRMYSICLIAAAAVFLILVACSAAVWMFTPRQPISSALSDASAPAVKKNVQVIKKEKTSLNIPVTEVKETSVSESEEILVADTSLNTEKSDLASIETLSVVQQKDTGNRMENSMLAEVKQNTDEEIKPHFESDWSFGVTASIGGGKELTKIGDDQHQLNINHKTPLTLGLSVSKKLINNLTLESGLNYTVTHSDITDNNASTVTNQTIKYVGIPLKLNWTLINKRKFDLYLSGGALMEECVSAKDRIKYYTGSRLTETEEKSLALNGMQFSFTSSIGFQYNASESLAVYAEPGIAYSLSDHTSAYTLRNNRPVNLYVSCGVKVMY, encoded by the coding sequence ATGAAGAAAAATGAAGATGAAATAACAGAATTGTTCCACTCGCGACTGAAGAATTATGAGATTCCGTTGCAAAAGGATATGTGGGATGACTTGGAAAGTGAACTTTCCCAATCTTCGTCTCACAGGATGTATTCAATCTGTTTGATTGCAGCTGCAGCTGTTTTTTTAATATTGGTTGCCTGCTCGGCAGCAGTTTGGATGTTTACTCCACGTCAACCAATATCTTCTGCATTGTCTGATGCATCCGCGCCTGCTGTAAAGAAGAACGTCCAAGTAATAAAAAAGGAGAAAACTTCTTTGAATATCCCGGTTACTGAAGTTAAGGAGACCTCCGTGTCTGAATCTGAAGAAATACTGGTTGCAGATACTTCTTTAAATACTGAAAAGAGTGATTTGGCGTCAATAGAGACATTGTCGGTTGTTCAACAGAAAGATACGGGTAACAGAATGGAGAATAGCATGTTGGCCGAAGTGAAGCAAAATACTGATGAAGAGATAAAACCTCACTTTGAAAGTGACTGGTCATTCGGAGTTACCGCATCCATCGGTGGAGGTAAAGAGCTTACTAAGATAGGTGATGATCAACATCAGCTTAACATTAACCATAAAACTCCTCTTACCCTGGGATTATCAGTAAGTAAAAAGCTTATTAATAATCTGACTCTTGAAAGCGGATTGAATTATACGGTTACTCATTCTGATATAACAGATAATAATGCGTCTACCGTTACCAATCAGACAATCAAGTATGTGGGAATACCTTTGAAGCTTAACTGGACCCTTATAAATAAAAGAAAATTTGATCTGTATCTGTCAGGAGGAGCATTAATGGAAGAATGTGTTTCTGCTAAAGACAGAATTAAATATTATACAGGGAGCAGACTGACAGAAACTGAAGAAAAATCGCTTGCATTGAACGGGATGCAGTTCTCTTTTACTTCTTCTATTGGTTTTCAGTACAATGCTTCCGAAAGTCTTGCTGTTTATGCAGAGCCGGGTATCGCCTATTCACTGAGTGATCACACTTCGGCTTATACACTCAGAAATAACCGACCGGTTAATTTATATGTAAGTTGTGGAGTAAAGGTAATGTATTAG
- a CDS encoding DUF4943 family protein, which produces MKNVIRILLVGFFLFTGCKGDEVNFDNPDPETFVKQIKSGNYNTRSPFGFVEVPVFAKKDIPELITHVKDMSHVASFPVNVGAVYGPYANYRLGECVLWTIESARVGRYASFGCKLIHKNVNKHLQYAFLTDREVKKVADLYIKWWERVMSRPDYAQTDPFQENPLEGSEYCWN; this is translated from the coding sequence ATGAAGAATGTAATAAGGATATTATTAGTAGGATTCTTTCTCTTTACGGGATGCAAAGGGGATGAGGTGAATTTTGATAATCCAGATCCGGAAACCTTTGTAAAACAGATAAAGTCCGGTAATTATAATACCAGAAGTCCGTTTGGTTTTGTGGAAGTTCCGGTGTTTGCAAAAAAAGATATTCCCGAATTAATTACTCATGTCAAAGATATGTCACATGTAGCATCTTTCCCGGTTAATGTTGGAGCTGTTTATGGACCATATGCTAATTACAGGTTAGGAGAGTGTGTGCTGTGGACAATAGAATCCGCGAGGGTAGGACGTTATGCGTCGTTCGGCTGCAAGCTTATTCATAAAAATGTGAATAAACATCTTCAATATGCATTTCTTACAGATAGAGAAGTAAAGAAAGTAGCCGATTTATATATTAAATGGTGGGAGAGAGTGATGAGTCGACCTGATTATGCTCAAACAGATCCTTTTCAAGAAAATCCTTTGGAAGGTTCAGAATATTGTTGGAATTAA
- a CDS encoding NAD(P)H-dependent flavin oxidoreductase, with product MNRICNLFGIKYPIIQGGMVWCSGWRLASAVSNAGGLGLIGAGSMHPEVLREHIKKCKEATNKPFGVNIPLMYPQIDEIMKIVVDEGVKIVFTSAGNPKNWTNYLKENGIKVAHVVSSAKFAEKCEAAGVDAIVAEGFEAGGHNGREETTTLCLIPSVRKATVLPLIAAGGIGSGEAMLAVMALGAEGAQMGTRFALTTESSAHSLFKEYCLSLSEGDTKLLLKKLSPTRLAKSKFFSEVEEAEARGASVEEMRELLGRGRAKKGIFEGNLEDGELEIGQISSLIHEIQPVSEVIKEIICEFNCSHQKISELSSF from the coding sequence ATGAACAGAATTTGTAACCTGTTTGGAATTAAATATCCCATAATTCAGGGTGGAATGGTGTGGTGCAGTGGTTGGCGCCTTGCCTCGGCAGTGAGTAATGCAGGAGGCCTGGGACTAATTGGTGCTGGTTCCATGCATCCGGAAGTTCTTCGCGAACACATTAAAAAATGTAAGGAGGCTACCAATAAACCGTTTGGCGTAAATATTCCATTAATGTATCCGCAGATAGACGAAATCATGAAGATTGTGGTCGATGAAGGTGTGAAGATTGTCTTTACCTCGGCAGGCAATCCTAAAAACTGGACAAATTATCTGAAAGAAAACGGCATCAAGGTGGCTCATGTGGTCTCTAGTGCCAAGTTTGCCGAGAAGTGCGAAGCTGCTGGTGTCGATGCTATCGTAGCTGAAGGCTTTGAAGCTGGAGGACATAACGGAAGAGAGGAAACCACAACTTTGTGTCTCATTCCTTCTGTAAGAAAAGCTACTGTGCTTCCTCTGATTGCTGCTGGTGGAATAGGCTCGGGTGAAGCAATGCTGGCGGTTATGGCTCTCGGTGCCGAAGGGGCTCAGATGGGAACGCGTTTTGCACTTACAACTGAAAGCTCTGCACATTCTCTTTTTAAAGAATACTGCCTAAGCCTGAGCGAGGGTGATACTAAGCTTTTGCTCAAGAAACTCTCTCCAACCCGTTTGGCTAAAAGTAAATTTTTCTCAGAGGTGGAAGAGGCTGAGGCTCGTGGTGCATCTGTAGAAGAAATGCGCGAACTTCTGGGTAGAGGAAGGGCAAAGAAAGGCATCTTTGAAGGTAATCTGGAAGATGGTGAACTGGAAATAGGTCAGATTTCATCACTGATTCATGAGATTCAGCCGGTAAGCGAAGTGATAAAAGAGATTATCTGTGAGTTTAACTGTTCTCATCAGAAAATATCAGAGCTTTCTTCATTCTGA
- the ald gene encoding alanine dehydrogenase: MIIGIPKEIKNNENRVSLTPGGAKELVKRGHTVYVQHNAGVNSGFDDEAYVAAGANILSSIEKVYDIAEMIVKVKEPIESEYKLIKPNQVIFTYFHFASERELTYAMIESGAICIAYETVEKEDRSLPLLIPMSEVAGRMSVQVGARFLEQPQGGKGLLISGVPGVKPAKVLVLGGGIVGTNAALMAAGMGADVVITDISLPRLRYLSEVMPPNVKTLFSSQHNIEEELPTIDLVIGAVLIPGAKAPHLITRDMLKHLRKGSLLVDVAIDQGGCFETSHPTTHADPQYLVDGIMHYCVANIPGAVPFTSTLALTNATFPYVLMLAEKGWEKACREDTSLKLGLNIVKGKVTYPAVADTFGLNYEPVEL, from the coding sequence ATGATTATTGGAATACCAAAAGAGATCAAAAACAACGAGAACAGGGTCTCACTTACTCCGGGTGGAGCTAAAGAATTAGTCAAAAGAGGTCATACCGTTTACGTGCAGCATAATGCAGGGGTGAACAGTGGTTTTGATGATGAAGCATACGTTGCTGCAGGTGCAAATATTCTTTCCAGCATTGAAAAGGTTTACGATATTGCCGAAATGATTGTAAAAGTTAAAGAGCCCATTGAATCGGAGTATAAATTAATCAAACCCAATCAGGTTATTTTCACCTATTTTCATTTTGCTTCTGAAAGAGAACTAACATATGCTATGATAGAAAGCGGAGCTATCTGCATTGCCTATGAAACAGTTGAGAAAGAAGACAGATCATTGCCGCTTTTAATACCTATGTCGGAAGTTGCAGGAAGAATGTCCGTGCAGGTTGGAGCACGTTTTCTTGAGCAGCCTCAGGGAGGAAAAGGACTGTTGATCAGCGGTGTTCCCGGAGTAAAACCTGCCAAAGTGCTTGTGCTTGGAGGTGGAATTGTTGGAACAAATGCAGCGTTAATGGCTGCTGGAATGGGCGCGGACGTAGTTATTACAGACATTTCTCTCCCCCGATTGAGGTATCTTAGCGAAGTGATGCCTCCAAATGTGAAAACTCTTTTCTCTTCTCAACATAACATTGAAGAAGAATTACCCACTATAGACCTGGTTATTGGCGCAGTATTAATACCTGGTGCAAAAGCTCCGCATCTGATAACAAGAGATATGTTGAAACATCTTCGGAAAGGAAGCCTTCTGGTGGACGTAGCAATTGATCAAGGTGGATGCTTTGAAACATCGCACCCAACAACTCATGCCGATCCTCAATATCTAGTAGACGGAATAATGCACTATTGTGTTGCTAATATTCCCGGGGCTGTGCCATTTACCTCTACCCTTGCATTAACCAACGCCACATTCCCTTATGTGTTAATGCTGGCTGAAAAAGGTTGGGAAAAAGCATGCCGTGAAGATACAAGCCTGAAATTGGGCCTGAATATAGTTAAGGGAAAAGTAACTTATCCAGCTGTAGCAGATACTTTCGGATTAAATTATGAACCGGTAGAACTATAA
- a CDS encoding ammonium transporter, protein MKKKWIVMMAVIVIISVIGVFTPEKAGLWEPDAKVNYTDVTWMITATIFVLMMTPGLSFFYGGMVRQKNVISTILQSFIAMGVISVIWVVCGFSLAYGNDIAGFVGNPMTFFMFNGVGAKTDQVLSPTIPLALFALFQMKFAIITPSLITGSFAERVRFSAYLVFMALFCIFVYCPLAHWTWHPHGFLRQLGVVDFAGGIVVHASSGVAALTGALFLGKRNDQGGDRTPANIALVILGASMLWLGWFGFNAGSSLAANSIAVKAFLNTNTASATAMLVWVFFDCLRGRKSSAMGAAIGAVVGMVAITPSAGYVTVGQSIFIAFVTTIVCNVAVHWKNYSSVDDALDVFPTHGVGGIIGTILTGIFVNGLLAGNIHVFLIHVLAVIIVGGYTFVVTYALYWLTDKMVPMRVSAKSEHLGLDLSQHNESYGAHWGERELAEYFEIEEANQQLLMQPSTE, encoded by the coding sequence ATGAAGAAAAAATGGATTGTAATGATGGCGGTAATTGTCATCATAAGTGTGATTGGAGTATTTACTCCGGAGAAAGCGGGGTTATGGGAACCTGATGCTAAAGTTAACTATACAGATGTAACCTGGATGATTACCGCTACTATTTTTGTTTTAATGATGACTCCCGGTTTATCCTTCTTTTATGGAGGTATGGTACGGCAGAAGAACGTAATTTCTACAATTCTTCAAAGTTTTATAGCAATGGGAGTGATCAGTGTAATTTGGGTGGTTTGTGGCTTTAGTCTTGCTTATGGTAATGATATAGCCGGTTTTGTAGGTAACCCCATGACATTTTTTATGTTTAATGGTGTCGGAGCCAAAACTGACCAAGTACTTTCTCCTACAATACCATTGGCGTTGTTTGCTTTGTTTCAAATGAAATTTGCCATAATTACCCCATCACTTATTACCGGTTCATTTGCTGAACGGGTTCGTTTTTCTGCTTATCTGGTTTTTATGGCTCTGTTTTGTATTTTTGTTTATTGTCCACTTGCCCATTGGACCTGGCATCCTCATGGTTTTCTGCGTCAGTTGGGAGTCGTTGATTTTGCCGGAGGTATAGTTGTGCACGCCTCTTCCGGAGTCGCTGCTTTGACTGGTGCTTTGTTCTTAGGAAAACGTAATGACCAAGGCGGAGATAGAACACCGGCAAACATTGCTTTAGTTATTTTAGGAGCATCCATGCTTTGGCTGGGATGGTTTGGTTTTAATGCAGGGTCCTCGCTTGCAGCCAACAGCATTGCTGTTAAAGCATTTTTAAATACAAATACTGCTTCGGCAACGGCTATGTTGGTATGGGTGTTTTTTGATTGTTTACGTGGTCGTAAATCTTCGGCTATGGGAGCTGCCATTGGAGCGGTTGTGGGAATGGTGGCTATTACACCTTCGGCCGGATATGTTACTGTGGGACAAAGCATTTTTATTGCTTTTGTTACAACTATTGTCTGCAATGTGGCTGTGCACTGGAAAAATTACAGTTCTGTAGATGATGCTTTAGATGTTTTTCCTACACATGGAGTTGGAGGTATTATAGGCACAATTCTTACTGGAATCTTTGTTAATGGCCTTTTAGCAGGGAATATCCATGTTTTTCTGATTCATGTATTAGCCGTCATAATTGTGGGGGGATATACTTTTGTTGTAACATATGCTCTTTACTGGTTAACAGATAAAATGGTACCAATGCGGGTTTCGGCTAAAAGTGAGCATCTCGGTCTGGATCTTAGTCAACATAATGAGAGTTATGGAGCTCATTGGGGAGAACGAGAACTTGCAGAATATTTTGAGATTGAGGAAGCTAACCAACAACTGCTAATGCAGCCTTCCACAGAATAA